TGCACCCGTTCCACGATCTGCTCGTCGCTCAGCTCGCGGATCGCGCGGTTCACCGTCATGCGCGACACGCCGAAGGTGCGCGCCAGCGCCTCTTCGCCCGGGATCGCCTCGCCCTCCTGCCAGATGCCACTCTGGATCTGCGCCAGCACATGCTGCTTCACCCGCAGGTAGGCGGGCGTGCGGTCGTCGGCGGTCGGGGCTGGCAATGGGGTGGAACCGTTGTTCACAGGGTTTCTACCGGGGTGCAAACCGATGAAGTGGTATTGACAGGAGGGATTATGGCCAGATAAAGTTGTATATACATATTGAAGATGTGTGTTTCTATATGTATAGCCATACCATCGTGACCGACCCGAGGAAACCGCCCATGAACACCCACACCGACCCCCGCCTCGACCCCACCCGCGTCATCCGCGCCCCGCGCGGCACCACGCTGAACTGCAAGAACTGGATCGCCGAGGCCGCCTACCGCATGATCCAGAACAACCTCGACCCCGAGGTGGCCGAGAACCCGCAGCACCTGGTCGTCTACGGCGGCATCGGCCGCGCCGCGCGCGACTGGGCCTGCTTCGACCAGATCCTCGCCTCGCTCAAAGACCTGAACGACGACGAGACCCTGCTGGTGCAATCCGGCAAGCCGGTCGGCGTGTTCAAGACCCACGCCAACGCGCCGCGCGTGCTGATCGCCAACAGCAACCTGGTGCCCAAGTGGGCCAACTGGGAACACTTCAACGAGCTCGACCGCAAGGGCCTGTTCATGTATGGCCAGATGACCGCCGGCAGCTGGATTTACATCGGCAGCCAGGGCATCGTGCAGGGCACGTTCGAGACCTTCGTGGAAGCCGGCAAGCAGCACTACAAGAACGATTTGTCCGGCCGCTGGATCCTCACCGCCGGTCTCGGCGGCATGGGCGGCGCGCAGCCCCTGGCCGCCACGCTGGCCGGCGCCTGCTCGCTCAACATCGAATGCCAGCAGAGCAGCATCGACTTCCGCCTGCGCACGCGCTACGTGGACAAACAGGCGCGCGACATTGACCACGCGCTGGAACTCATCCAGGAACACACGGCGAAGAAAGAAGCCGTGTCCATCGCTCTGCTGGGCAACGCGGCCGAGGTGCTGCCCGAGCTGGTCAAGCGCGCGAAGGCCGGCGCCATCAAGCCCGATCTGGTGACCGATCAGACCTCGGCGCACGACCTCATCAACGGCTACCTGCCCATCGGTTGGAGCGTGGCGCAGTGGAAGGCCGCGCAGAAAGACCCGGCGCAGCACAAGCGGCTGACAGATGAAGCCGCACATGGCTGCGCGGTGCACGTGCAGGCCATGCTGGACTTCCAGGCCATGGGCATCCCCACGGTGGACTACGGCAACAACATCCGCCAGGTCGCGTTCGACCAGGGCGTGAAGAACGCGTTTGATTTCCCCGGCTTCGTGCCGGCCTACATCCGCCCCATGTTCTGCGAGGGCAAGGGCCCGTTCCGCTGGGTCGCGCTCTCCGGCGACCCGGAAGACATCTACAAGACCGACGCGAAGATCAAGGAACTGTTCCCGAACAACCACCACACCCACCGCTGGCTCGACATGGCGCGCGAGCGCATCGCCTTCCAGGGCCTGCCCGCGCGCATCTGCTGGCTGGGCCTGGGCGAGCGCCACATCGCCGGTCTGGCCTTCAACGAGATGGTGAAGAACGGCGAGTTGAAAGCCCCGATCGTGATCGGCCGCGACCACCTGGACACCGGCTCGGTCGCCAGCCCCAACCGCGAAACCGAGGCCATGAAAGACGGCACCGATGCCGTCTCCGACTGGCCGCTGCTCAACGCCCTGCTCAACACCGCCGGCGGCGCCAGCTGGGTCAGCCTGCACCACGGTGGCGGGGTCGGCATGGGTTACTCGCAGCACGCGGGCATGGTGATCGTGGCCGACGGCACGGATGCCGCCGCCGAACGCCTGGCGCGCGTGCTGGTGAACGACTGCGGTTCGGGCGTGATGCGCCATGCGGATGCGGGTTATGAACTGGCGATTGCCACCGCAAAGAAGCAAGGCTTGAAACTCCCGATGGTGGCTTGAACACAAATGCGAGACATTCACCATATGACCCCCACCCTCACCCTCCACCCCGGCCAGATGAGCCTGGCCGACCTGCGCACCGTCTGGCAGCAACCGGTCGCGGTGCAGCTGGACGCCAGCGCCCACGCCGGCATCGCGGCCTCGGCCGCGGCGATCCACGCCATCGTGCACAAAGGCGACGCGGCCTACGGCATCAACACCGGCTTTGGCAAGCTCGCCAAGACGCGCATCCCCGACGACCAGCTGGAGCTGCTGCAGCGCAACCTGATCCTGTCGCACTCGGTGGGTACCGGCGAGCCCATGAGCGACGCCACGGTGCGCCTCGTGGTGCTGATGAAGGCGGCGAGCCTCGCGCGCGGTTATTCGGGCGTGCGCCCGGTGGTCATCGACACCCTGCTCGCGCTGCTCAACGCCGGCATCACGCCGCGCATCCCGGTCAAGGGCTCGGTCGGCGCTTCGGGCGACCTCGCGCCGCTCTCGCACATGACGCTGGCCCTGATGGGCGAAGGCGAGGTACGCGTGAACGGCGAATGGCTGCCCGCCGCCGCCGCGCTCAAGGCCGCCGGCATTGCGCCGCTCACGCTCGCGGCCAAGGAAGGCTTGGCGCTGATCAACGGCACCCAGGTGTCCACCGCGCTCGCGCTGCACGGCCTCTTCATGGCCGAGCGCCTGCTCGAAGCCGGCACCGTGACCGGCGCGCTCAGCGTGGACGCGGCCAAGGGCAGCGACGCGCCGTTCGACCCGCGCATCCACGCCGTGCGTGGCCAGCCCGGCCAGATCGCCGTGGCCGCCGCCACGCGCGCCCTGCTCGCGGGCAGCCAGATCCGCCTCTCGCACGTGGTGGACGACGAGCGCGTGCAGGACCCCTACAGCCTGCGCTGCCAGCCGCAGGTCATGGGCGCCTGCCGCGACCTCATCGCCAACGCCGCGCGCACCCTGCTCACCGAAGCCAACGCCGTCACCGACAACCCGCTGGTGTTCACCGACACCAACGAGGTGCTCTCGGGCGGCAACTTCCACGCCGAGCCGGTGGCCTTCGCCGCCGACACGCTGGCCCTGGCCATCGCCGAGATCGGCGCGATCTCCGAGCGCCGCATCGCGCTGCTGATCGACAGCACGCTCTCGGGCCTGCCGCCCTTCCTGGTGGACAACCCCGGCCTCAACAGCGGCTTCATGATCGCGCACGTCACGGCCGCCGCGCTGGCCTCGGAAAACAAGTCGCACGCCCACCCCGCCAGTGTCGACAGCCTGCCCACCAGCGCCAACCAGGAAGACCACGTGAGCATGGCCACCTACGCCGGGCGCCGCCTGGCCGAGATGGCCGACAACGCCGCCACCATCCTCGGCATCGAGTGGCTGGCCGCCGCGCAGGGCGTGGACTTCCACCGCCCGCTCGCCACCTCGCCGCGCCTGGCCCAGGCCCACGCCACGCTGCGCGCCCAGGTGCCGTTCTACGACAAGGACCGCCTGTTCGCGCCGGACATCGAAGCCGCGCGCCGGCTGGT
This Hydrogenophaga taeniospiralis DNA region includes the following protein-coding sequences:
- the hutU gene encoding urocanate hydratase; translation: MNTHTDPRLDPTRVIRAPRGTTLNCKNWIAEAAYRMIQNNLDPEVAENPQHLVVYGGIGRAARDWACFDQILASLKDLNDDETLLVQSGKPVGVFKTHANAPRVLIANSNLVPKWANWEHFNELDRKGLFMYGQMTAGSWIYIGSQGIVQGTFETFVEAGKQHYKNDLSGRWILTAGLGGMGGAQPLAATLAGACSLNIECQQSSIDFRLRTRYVDKQARDIDHALELIQEHTAKKEAVSIALLGNAAEVLPELVKRAKAGAIKPDLVTDQTSAHDLINGYLPIGWSVAQWKAAQKDPAQHKRLTDEAAHGCAVHVQAMLDFQAMGIPTVDYGNNIRQVAFDQGVKNAFDFPGFVPAYIRPMFCEGKGPFRWVALSGDPEDIYKTDAKIKELFPNNHHTHRWLDMARERIAFQGLPARICWLGLGERHIAGLAFNEMVKNGELKAPIVIGRDHLDTGSVASPNRETEAMKDGTDAVSDWPLLNALLNTAGGASWVSLHHGGGVGMGYSQHAGMVIVADGTDAAAERLARVLVNDCGSGVMRHADAGYELAIATAKKQGLKLPMVA
- the hutH gene encoding histidine ammonia-lyase, with the protein product MTPTLTLHPGQMSLADLRTVWQQPVAVQLDASAHAGIAASAAAIHAIVHKGDAAYGINTGFGKLAKTRIPDDQLELLQRNLILSHSVGTGEPMSDATVRLVVLMKAASLARGYSGVRPVVIDTLLALLNAGITPRIPVKGSVGASGDLAPLSHMTLALMGEGEVRVNGEWLPAAAALKAAGIAPLTLAAKEGLALINGTQVSTALALHGLFMAERLLEAGTVTGALSVDAAKGSDAPFDPRIHAVRGQPGQIAVAAATRALLAGSQIRLSHVVDDERVQDPYSLRCQPQVMGACRDLIANAARTLLTEANAVTDNPLVFTDTNEVLSGGNFHAEPVAFAADTLALAIAEIGAISERRIALLIDSTLSGLPPFLVDNPGLNSGFMIAHVTAAALASENKSHAHPASVDSLPTSANQEDHVSMATYAGRRLAEMADNAATILGIEWLAAAQGVDFHRPLATSPRLAQAHATLRAQVPFYDKDRLFAPDIEAARRLVLEGAAGAAHQDLFASVWAG